The genomic DNA CCTCGTCAATCTTGTAGGTGAAATGATCATCAACCGGACGCGCTTCGATGAGAAACTCGCTCGTCTGCGTGCCCTTTGCCGGTCCAACAATGAAACCCTTCCCACAGCCGCCCTAGCCGAATTCACCCGCGATCTTGAGATGGATGTTCTCTACCACTCCTACCTGCTGCAGGAACTCCACGGCGAAGCTATGGCACTACGGATGCTGCCGCTGCGAACCGTCACTGACGTGCTGGAGCGGCTGGTGCGCGACCAGGCGAAGGCACAGGGGAAGGAAATCCTCTTCGAGATCGTCGGGGACGACATCGAACTCGACAGGGTTATGCTCGATATCCTCAAGCCGGTATTCATCCACGTGATCTCAAATGCCGTTGATCACGGAATCGAGACCCCCGACGAGCGGATAGCTTCCGGGAAACGACCCCAGGGGACGGTTCGGCTAACGGCGCGGCATGAGGGTAACAGAGTCCGCATCGATATTTTCGACGACGGACGAGGCATCAACCTTCATCGGGTAAGGCAGGTGGCGATCAGGAAGGGGGTACTAGCTAAGGAAGAAGCGGACCAGCTCGGGGACGAGGAGGCTCTCGATCTTATTCTCAGGCCTGGCTTCTCAACCAGTGAACTGGTAACCGACGTGTCCGGGCGGGGGATGGGGATGGATGTAGCCCGGAGAAACATAGACAGTGTAAAGGGAACCCTGTCGCTGACGAGCGAACCAGGATGCCAGACTCTGGTCACGCTGCATCTTCCACTCACTCTCTCGGTCCTGGATGCCCTCGTCGTTTCCAGCGGTGACGAGCGCTACGCAATTCCCTTGAACCATGTTCAGGAGACGATCCGGGTAAGGGATGAAGATATCGACACTGTAGGTACGAAGGAGGTTGTGACGGTGCGAGGGAAGACGGTCCCGCTGGTTTCTCTCGCGACACTTCTCGGGCTCGGAGAAAGAAAGACCCTTCTCTCTGCCGGAAGGCTTCCGGTGGTTGTCCTGAAACAGCGGGATCAGCTTCTGGCGTGTTCCATCGACGAGACATGGGGAAGCTCGGAGGTCGTAGTCAAAAGCCTCGGAAAACAGCTCAGGGTGGTGGAGTGCGTTTCGGGGGCGACCATTCTTGGTGACGGGAATCCCGCACTCATTCTCAACGTCTCCGACCTTTTTGCACGAGCCGAGGGGGCTGCTGCCACATCGTTTCGCCGCGAGTTCGAGGAGCGGGCTGCCGAGCAGCACAGGGGAAGCATACTTGTGGTTGATGA from Geobacter sp. DSM 9736 includes the following:
- a CDS encoding hybrid sensor histidine kinase/response regulator, yielding MDPKYLDIFLKEAEEHLSMLQKGLLVLEKEPENVDLIHGLLRNAHTLKGSARMMGLDSISAVAHRMEDLLKEVEEGERSVDSSVVDLLLRGTDAVTHLTRGLAAGEYPEIDVDEVFASSRAGGISLQDIPRQEGLAEADTVRARVKTLDSLVNLVGEMIINRTRFDEKLARLRALCRSNNETLPTAALAEFTRDLEMDVLYHSYLLQELHGEAMALRMLPLRTVTDVLERLVRDQAKAQGKEILFEIVGDDIELDRVMLDILKPVFIHVISNAVDHGIETPDERIASGKRPQGTVRLTARHEGNRVRIDIFDDGRGINLHRVRQVAIRKGVLAKEEADQLGDEEALDLILRPGFSTSELVTDVSGRGMGMDVARRNIDSVKGTLSLTSEPGCQTLVTLHLPLTLSVLDALVVSSGDERYAIPLNHVQETIRVRDEDIDTVGTKEVVTVRGKTVPLVSLATLLGLGERKTLLSAGRLPVVVLKQRDQLLACSIDETWGSSEVVVKSLGKQLRVVECVSGATILGDGNPALILNVSDLFARAEGAAATSFRREFEERAAEQHRGSILVVDDSITTRTMERSILVANGYSVEVAVSGEDALGKVGGTTFDLVVTDIEMPGIDGFELTKRLRMMNAYAQVPVIVVSSRSRDEDKRRALEAGAQAYIVKGTFDQGVLLDTVEALIG